The Stenotrophomonas rhizophila genome has a window encoding:
- a CDS encoding CopD family protein, with translation MQSYYWVKTFHLLFVVAWMAAVFYLPRILVNLSETAGQLPVVERLQLMGLRLYKFGHMMFGLALILGLVLWLGYRVIPDFPTMVAPGAAGWLHAKLGLVVLLLVYYSWTGRLLKGAVKGKVLPSSRALRWFNELPLVLFIGVVWLVLAKPF, from the coding sequence ATGCAGTCCTACTACTGGGTCAAGACCTTCCACCTGCTGTTCGTGGTGGCGTGGATGGCGGCGGTGTTCTACCTGCCGCGGATCCTGGTGAACCTGAGTGAGACCGCCGGGCAGCTGCCCGTCGTGGAGCGCCTGCAGCTGATGGGCCTGCGCCTGTACAAGTTCGGCCACATGATGTTCGGCCTCGCGCTGATCCTGGGGCTGGTGCTGTGGTTGGGCTACCGGGTGATTCCGGACTTCCCCACCATGGTCGCGCCAGGTGCGGCAGGCTGGCTGCACGCCAAACTGGGGCTGGTGGTGCTGCTGCTGGTGTACTACTCGTGGACCGGGCGGCTGCTGAAGGGCGCGGTGAAGGGCAAGGTGCTGCCGTCGTCGCGCGCGCTGCGCTGGTTCAATGAACTGCCGCTGGTGCTGTTCATCGGCGTGGTCTGGCTGGTGTTGGCCAAGCCGTTCTGA